GGCCACCCGCTGGCGCTCAGTGGCGCCGAGCCACGTCGCCCGCGACAGCAAGGGCATGTCTGAGGGCAGAGACACCTGACCCAGCACCTGGGATGAATAAAAGAATTAATTAATCTTCTATACTTTCATTCTTTAACTTCACCTTCATGAGACAGCTTGTCTTATGAAGACTGAGGAAGAAAAGTGTCGCGTGTGTGTAAACTGAGTCACCGTTTTTGCTTTACAAGCAATCATATGCTTTTGCAGCTCTCAATATATCAGTAAATGTTCACAATGCATACTACATCCATCCATGTGCAGTAGCTCTCACCTATAGTGGTGTAGACCACTAGGGTATATACCAAAGATGGGATATTCCACACAGGGAACTAAGGAGCAGATCACAGACTACAcaggtctggattcaatcaacatttggcTTCACTGTGACTGATAGGCATGTGTAGTATTCTTCTTTTGTGAACACACCTTGGCGAGCTCATTCTGTCGACCACTGAACTTAACATTCGCCCCTAATTTTGCAAGTCAAAGACAAGCACAAATGTTGACGCAGTCCAGGCCTAAAAACCCACCTTCTGGCTCTGGTTCCGGATGCCCCCCCAGCTGTTGAGGAACATGACTTTGAGGGGCTGCAGGACCTTGGCGATGGCGGCGGTGACGTCAACCGAGTCCAGCACCACCGAGCGGCTGGCCGTGGTGCGGCCCACGGGGCACACCAGCGGAATGGCCCCACAGTCCAGGGTCCACTGGAGCAGGCCTCTGTCCACCGAGATGGAGGGTCTACTGCCATCTGCCGAGACGGAGGGTCTACTATCGTCCACTGACACAGAGGGACTATTGAAGAAGAGATGGTCAGGCCACCCATTCCCACTGCagtttcctctttctcttcctagCTCTGCTCTCATTAAGCAGGGATAACTGACAGTTTGATTTGCAAGAAAGAAAATTTCTTCTGTGGGACATGCAGTCACTGTGCGGCCATTTTAAGCTTTCACACAACAAATGTTAGGcctacattaaaataaatgaattaaatacatttcatttcgaTTTAAACCAAAATTTAAAATCTCTCTTCACACCTCCTTATAAACACCTAGCATGCCTCACACTGCAAAATGAAACCTTTGCTTGTAAATGTTTCCCCAAAGAgtttccctccttcctttctccGTTTTTTGCTCATCCAATCAATTTAAGACTTGAATAACCAGAAATTGAACATGTTTTACAAACACAGTGACCTGTATCTCATTTGAAACAGTAAGCGGGATTGTCGTTGAGGTCAGCCCTACCTGGCCAGCGTGTCCTGGACGAGGAGGACGACTTCAGAGCTGAAGAATGGAATGACGCTGGCCGAGTTATTCTGCAGCACCTCGGTGAGCGCCTGGCAGTTCTGGACTACACTGGACCTGGGATCGAGGACCTCATCACCGTCCTTGGTCTGGGTCAGCCCCATCACCACTACAGGTTTCATATCCATCCGCTGCAGAAAAGAGAGCCCAAAGCCCAGGCTTTGCACCATCTCCCGGCTCTCAAACACAGACTGATCAACCTAGGAGTGACGAAGGGAGAACACAGTCTGTTAAACACTTTCATTCATCAAGCCCACGACTGAACACTTTTGCAGTGCTActcatgttttctttctttgctttgtAGATTCTTTCAACAATAATCCTCTGCGGACccaaacaaacatttcagaccAGGGACCTGCATTaagaagcaggattactgagctagctgaataactgcactgaataaaacccagaaccctcccaaatctggaacatggataACAGTTTTACTCAGTTAACaagctaactcggtaatcctaCTTTGTGATTCAGGCCCCAGGGACCATATTCCTACAGTATTTTAGAGCAGCctcactgatctgggatcagatGTGAgttttagctcataatggataaTGGATTCCATTTTCCACCTGAACATGAAAGATGACTATCCGTACAAGTTCGCACGTCGTTAGGAGTATACTGCCTGCTTCAGGTTAGGGGCCTCATATGAACCTTCTCAAATGCATCACCATTTTTGTGGATCTGAGGTCGTGAAGCAGCTTGGTTAGCTAGTTCTATCATGTTAGCCAACGAGCTTTTGCACAAAACTATATGGGGAAACTCATAATGTAGGCCACTGCTCGATAATTAATCTAGTTGAACTATCTATGAATACAACAAAATAGCCTAAACGTACACGATTATAACGTTAACGCTTGCTGTCTTTAAATCAAGTTAACCAACGAGTAAAAGCGCGGACTGCTTTCAGCCACCTCAAAATGctgttcatgtctgtgtgaaattggAACGATTAACTTACCTCTATGACTGCAAAAGCAGGCGATTGCCATACATTTGCTTTCTGGAATTGCGTTAGCCAGTAGCGAGCCTCTCGTGTGTCTCCAACGATCTCACTGAGAAATGCCTTCACGTCCCGGTAAATGAGTGTGCGGTTTGACAGTGCATGACGGTCGGCAGCAGTCAGAGAACCAGGCGCGTCCGGCTGGCCCAGACATGCCGGCATTTTGCTCCGATGACCGGCGTCGCCGCGAGAGCTAATGTCCCGCTGTAACTCTGGGAATATCCGACGACTCTTGTGGATCTGTACTGAAGGTTTGGACAGAAATCGACCAGCTATGATCATGGCTCTACGACTGGAAGTGCCAGTGTTCACTTTTGCCATTCACTTCGGGTTTCCAGTTACTCAGGTCGACAAGTTCAACTTACCGGTTCATAACGAAATCGGACGTTACCAGTAAGCAATATGAAGTTACATGTAGTAGCCTAGGTCTACCAGCAAAGGCGTGGTTAAAgcggatgggggatgggggaagCGGGGAAAGGGGACACGTTTGGCAACGTTTTAT
This genomic window from Anguilla rostrata isolate EN2019 chromosome 17, ASM1855537v3, whole genome shotgun sequence contains:
- the nags gene encoding N-acetylglutamate synthase, mitochondrial isoform X2, translating into MAKVNTGTSSRRAMIIAGRFLSKPSVQIHKSRRIFPELQRDISSRGDAGHRSKMPACLGQPDAPGSLTAADRHALSNRTLIYRDVKAFLSEIVGDTREARYWLTQFQKANVWQSPAFAVIEVDQSVFESREMVQSLGFGLSFLQRMDMKPVVVMGLTQTKDGDEVLDPRSSVVQNCQALTEVLQNNSASVIPFFSSEVVLLVQDTLASPSVSVDDSRPSVSADGSRPSISVDRGLLQWTLDCGAIPLVCPVGRTTASRSVVLDSVDVTAAIAKVLQPLKVMFLNSWGGIRNQSQKVLGQVSLPSDMPLLSRATWLGATERQRVAAIDQLLNQLPCESSAVITSANTLLTELFSHKGSGTLFKNGDPIHRYTSLDHIDVDRLVALINKSFGKNLKEDYITSLKDRLHSIYLSEEYSAAAIITTEQVSSGTLYLDKFVVSSSKRGQGTSQILWDSIRQDLGKLFWRSRCTNHINPWYFKHCDGSCVNGRQIIFWFGLSDIHMLSSTRWQQMVLLSRA
- the nags gene encoding N-acetylglutamate synthase, mitochondrial isoform X1, which produces MAKVNTGTSSRRAMIIAGRFLSKPSVQIHKSRRIFPELQRDISSRGDAGHRSKMPACLGQPDAPGSLTAADRHALSNRTLIYRDVKAFLSEIVGDTREARYWLTQFQKANVWQSPAFAVIEVDQSVFESREMVQSLGFGLSFLQRMDMKPVVVMGLTQTKDGDEVLDPRSSVVQNCQALTEVLQNNSASVIPFFSSEVVLLVQDTLASPSVSVDDSRPSVSADGSRPSISVDRGLLQWTLDCGAIPLVCPVGRTTASRSVVLDSVDVTAAIAKVLQPLKVMFLNSWGGIRNQSQKVLGQVSLPSDMPLLSRATWLGATERQRVAAIDQLLNQLPCESSAVITSANTLLTELFSHKGSGTLFKNGDPIHRYTSLDHIDVDRLVALINKSFGKNLKEDYITSLKDRLHSIYLSEEYSAAAIITTEQVSSGTLYLDKFVVSSSKRGQGTSQILWDSIRQDLGKLFWRSRCTNHINPWYFKHCDGSCVNGRQIIFWFGLSDIRESYELVEYANRVPYSFIDTPPEETPQCSTPGS